CAGACGAAACTGCCCGTCGGTCAGGGAATGCACGCGCACGTCGCCCAGTTGCCGCTCTTGATGCCAGGTCATGGGGCGCAGGCTAACAGACGTTTGTTGAACTGGTGGAGCTGGCGCCTACCACTGGGGGCGGCAGGGTGCCGTGCAGGCGGCGCAGCAGGGCCACCTGTCCCCAGTGATAGGCACTGTGCGCGGCCAGATCGGTCAGCACGTCGCGGGCGCGGCCAGAGGGGTCCTGGGCCAGCACCTGGGCCTCGGCCAGGGCCACCTGCAGGTCGGTGACGATCTGGGCCAGCTGGGCCTCGGTCAGGGCTTCAGTGGGCCAGACACTCAGTTCCCCAGGCCAGCTCTGGGCACGCCCAGAGGCGAGGTCCAGGCTGGCGCGGCTGGTGACTGCGAGATGAAACAGCAGTTCGGCCAGTGTGTAGGGTGCGCCCGGCACAGACCGCGTGGCCTCGGCCCAGGTGAGGCCAGCAAGCAGGTCGTCGGGGCGGCGAAAAGCGGCGCCGCCCACCAGGGCGTACTGCAGCACGTTCAGGGGAGGCGTGGTCATGGGCTCTGAGCCTATGGGAAGTGGCGCAAGCTGACGAAGGCTTCAAGGGTGCCTCAAGGGCATGTCGCCGGAGCCTAAAGCCCGGCTGGGGCCAGGGCTCAGAGGGCGCTGCCACACTACGAAAGACAGAAGCGCCCCGCGCTTCGCCCAAGTCTTTCTCTGAGGTTCCTACCCATGACGCACGCCCCCTTCCCCTCCCCCACCGCCATCCAGATTCTTCTGGTCGAAGACAGCGAGCCGGACATCCTGCTCACCCAGGAAGCCTTTGCCGAGGCGGGGATTACCAACGAGCTGTCTGTGGCCCGCGACGGCGTCGAGGCGCTGGAACGTCTGCGCACGCCCGGCGCCATGCCCCGGCCCGATGTGATTCTGCTGGACATCAACATGCCCCGCATGAACGGTCTGGAATTCCTGCGCGAGATCAAGCGCGACCCCCAGCTGATGACCATTCCGGTGATCATGCTGACCACCAGCGAGGCCGAGGAAGACATTCTGCGCTCCTACGAGGCCTTTGCCGCCAGTTACGTGGTCAAGCCGGTGGATTTTGACCGCTTTTACTCGGCCATTCAGGCGCTGGGCCGGTACATGGTCACGATTGTGCGGGTGCCGGGCCCGGGCGAGCCCGGCGGGCGCCGCTCAGCCTGAGCCCCAGCCCTCGCTGACCAGCGCTTCAAGCAGGCGCACCGCTTCTTCCAGGCGGTGCGCCTGCACGCGCGCGGCGCTGCGGGTCTGGCGCCATTCCAGGCGCACGCGCGCGAGGCTCAGGTCGTCGGCGCCCAGCTGCGAGACCTGCAGGGCACGCCGCTCCAGGATCTCGACCTTGGCGGCCAGGTCGCGCAGGGCAACCTGATGGGCGCGGGCGGCCCCCAGGGTGGCGTCCAGCTGGGCCTGGGCTTCCTGCTGGGCGGCGTGCAGGGCGCGCTGCGCCTGGGCCACCTGGGGCGCACTC
The window above is part of the Deinococcus arcticus genome. Proteins encoded here:
- a CDS encoding damage-inducible protein DinB, yielding MTTPPLNVLQYALVGGAAFRRPDDLLAGLTWAEATRSVPGAPYTLAELLFHLAVTSRASLDLASGRAQSWPGELSVWPTEALTEAQLAQIVTDLQVALAEAQVLAQDPSGRARDVLTDLAAHSAYHWGQVALLRRLHGTLPPPVVGASSTSSTNVC
- a CDS encoding response regulator, with product MTHAPFPSPTAIQILLVEDSEPDILLTQEAFAEAGITNELSVARDGVEALERLRTPGAMPRPDVILLDINMPRMNGLEFLREIKRDPQLMTIPVIMLTTSEAEEDILRSYEAFAASYVVKPVDFDRFYSAIQALGRYMVTIVRVPGPGEPGGRRSA